The region AAAAGATGAAATATTATTAACTGCTTGATGGTCGTAATAATTAGACATTCCATTTCGAGCCTTAAGGTGGGCCGGACTAAATTTCCCCTCGCTCTTCTTGTTTATTTTAACACCATTGTATTCATGAGCTTGGATATCAAGGCCATCTGCAGGATATACTTTGAGCCAAGCATCCCTAATAACATGCCTCATGGGTTTAGGTTTATGCTCTTTAACTTTTTTTAACTGTTCTATTCCTAAATTTTCATCAGGCTCTTGGAATGGCTCTCGCATAATAATATTTCAACCTTTAAATAAGGATCTCATTAATAAAAATATAAACAAATAGTTTTAAAAATTAACTTTTATATCTAATTATATCATAAAGTACATTATATAAACATTAAGAAAAAATTTTATATAAATAAATTGCTATGAGTAGCGGCGTGCCGAGTATTATTATTCAAAAGTCAATTAGAGCTTTATTACATATTAAATTTTTTATCATCTTCGATTACAGGATCTGCAGATGATTCATTCCCTTTTCTTCCTACTTTTTCTTTTTCTGAATTAAGTTGGGCGATATTTGAAGGCACCTCTCCAATTTGAGTAATATTGAGACCCTTAACCATTATATTAGGCGAATGTCGGCCCATTGTGCCTAAATCCTCTTTTTCGTCCCCACTGCCAGAGCTAGACCTACTTTGCCGCCTGCTTGAAAAATCTTTATACTTTTCATAAGCTAATTTAACACCTGCTCCTATTAAGGGAATGGAAGCACCTATTAAGGCGCCAACCACGGCACCAATTTTGGTTCCTAGAACCGGAAAAACAAGCGTACCTAAAAGTGCGCCTAAACCCGCACCTATACCTGCGCTTCCTAAGGTAGTTAAACCAGTTCCTGTTTTAAAATTTTGTCTAATTAAGTTGCCTATACCAGTTACAGCAAAACCCAAAGATACGCCAACTCCAGCACCAATGAGTGTACCAACACCCGTTCCTATGCCTGGGAAGATAAAGGTTCCTATAATGGCACCTGCCGCAGCGCCTAAGCCAGCATTACCTAAAATGGTTACAGCAGCACTTGTTTTAGGGTTATTTTTCCACAATTCATAAAGTCCAACACCAGATAAACCAACAGCTCCACCTGCACAACCTCCTAGAGCAGCGCCAATCAACACACCAAGTTTAGTTCCTATAACTGGAAAAACGAGCGTGCCTAACAGTGCACCTATGCCAGCGCCTATGATTGCACCTATACCTATTGAGCCTAATGTAGCGCTTAATTCTTTTAACTTTGTTTTCCAAAAGGGGGTAATAGCTGCTTTTTCATTATTTACTAACTCACTTGGACTGCGGACTTGTTTTTGCAACAAATCTAATATCTGTAAGTCTAAAGCATTATTTGATCTAATTATATTACGAAGAAGATCAGCTAGTTTTTGACATTGTAACTCTTGCAATAATAAGGCATTAACATCCTCATTTAAGTCTTTTTGTAATTGAAGTGAACTATCTAACTCCGAATTTCTAACTAAAAAATCTTCAGGAATTTTATCTTTGCCTACGTTGATCCAAATACTTACTTCTCTATGCTCAGCGTCAGTAGTAGCATCCCTAATAATGGAGATTATCCAATAATCAGGGTCTGACTTAGAACTTATAAGGGAAAATCCACATGGCTTACCACTATCACTAAAATAGGCAAAAGAGACAGAAACCTGGTTCTCTCCTTTTAAATGACTGAAAAAATCTCCCTTCTCCTTTATACTTGTAGGTACAATTTGGCCAGTCATCACGCCTGTTTTATACATTAACTCACAAAAAACGCCAGCATTCATACGACCTTGAATATAATCTTCCGTAACAACATCGTCTTTTTTCCATGCTTCTGCTAAATCCTTATAAGTTCTTTGACCTGAGAAATCTAAAAAACCAGCGCGGGGAATATCGACTTCAATAGTTACTTTTCCTTTATCAGGATCTTCAGCAGCAAACATTTCTTGCGGAATTATATTTTGTACAGCCTCTACCGCCCTTTTATAGTAACCTCTAAATATCGTAAACATAGTTTTAACACAGATAATAATGTTTATATTTAATTCTATCAAATAAATATTAACACAATATGATTTATAATAAATCAAATTATTCAGTTAATAAAATACTGAGATATAGGGGATATCTAAACGATAATTAAAATTAAATTGTAAAAGCAGAAATGAGATTAA is a window of Legionella busanensis DNA encoding:
- a CDS encoding glycine zipper family protein, producing the protein MFTIFRGYYKRAVEAVQNIIPQEMFAAEDPDKGKVTIEVDIPRAGFLDFSGQRTYKDLAEAWKKDDVVTEDYIQGRMNAGVFCELMYKTGVMTGQIVPTSIKEKGDFFSHLKGENQVSVSFAYFSDSGKPCGFSLISSKSDPDYWIISIIRDATTDAEHREVSIWINVGKDKIPEDFLVRNSELDSSLQLQKDLNEDVNALLLQELQCQKLADLLRNIIRSNNALDLQILDLLQKQVRSPSELVNNEKAAITPFWKTKLKELSATLGSIGIGAIIGAGIGALLGTLVFPVIGTKLGVLIGAALGGCAGGAVGLSGVGLYELWKNNPKTSAAVTILGNAGLGAAAGAIIGTFIFPGIGTGVGTLIGAGVGVSLGFAVTGIGNLIRQNFKTGTGLTTLGSAGIGAGLGALLGTLVFPVLGTKIGAVVGALIGASIPLIGAGVKLAYEKYKDFSSRRQSRSSSGSGDEKEDLGTMGRHSPNIMVKGLNITQIGEVPSNIAQLNSEKEKVGRKGNESSADPVIEDDKKFNM